Proteins encoded within one genomic window of Eurosta solidaginis isolate ZX-2024a chromosome 1, ASM4086904v1, whole genome shotgun sequence:
- the wtrw gene encoding transient receptor potential channel pyrexia isoform X3, whose product MKLGRFKSIPPNLMVRWRNNNTDAMIEAQYPTPGEFEYMECGPSPPAESAPSMYDSFEEPTSELSVQICNDTLRISLIDQMKSAAGRVRFLEDIEQGNVIAENTKTHFESASKIEKNLSYLWAAFLKRWDLIQSFLDIGAELNFCDQNGISALHLGAFSGCLSTLSILVGKCMNVNLQPKCYTPLHCAAFGNSAEAAKFLINNGALITIATNKPNCEESLLQCAVRANALECVQLFITEGADVNSLKPNGTNAIHLAADLGNAQCLEALLNAPGADANVRICIREKESTALHLAADEGNVECVDLLLAKGADAKLKNHRGFTALHLAARTSSLECVESLLRNGNADPNAEDFDHRTPLHAAVGKSENAFDILETLIQWGANVNHKDIYGFTALHLAALDGLAQCVEMLIFHGADVTTKSKKGTSALNVITRKTPASVAMIRQKLDAAITLHHSQDPVNREVELELDFRQLLQHCHPREISYLNTFVDEGQKEILEHPLCSSFLYIKWGKIRKYYIGRLIFCFTFVLFLTLYVLTALAHNCYNGSKDDNTTIQAQELCQKQSILGDMLRNNPFVMEMQWWVLVAITIVEIFRKCYGITGYSTFRHYVTQVENIMEWFVITSVFVISYIYTKQTYTFQNHIGAFAVLLGWTNLMLMIGQLPVFDVYVAMYTRVQGEFAKLFMAYSCMLIGFTISFCVIFPSSSSFANPFMGFITVLVMMIGEQDLSLLINDPDGKDPPFLLEVSAQITFVLFLLFVTIILMNLLVGIAVHDIQGLKKTAGLSKLVRQTKLISYIESALFNGYLPPWLRNLLHYTALVSPQAYRVVLCVKPLNPSEKRLPREILMKAYEVGKMRKHFGHTISAKGTAATYLQYKNKYNDNQTQSYATDDLEASQFTTLTTKIDDNAERIEFLTQEIQELKQALITQQQQASKVIDKLLIVISNQQKNNLRK is encoded by the exons atgaaacttggtag GTTCAAATCGATACCGCCAAATTTAATGGTACGATGGCGCAACAATAATACTGACGCAATGATTGAGGCACAATATCCGACACCAGGTGAATTCGAGTATATGGAATGCGGACCCTCACCGCCAGCTGAAAGTGCGCCAAGCATGTATGACAGCTTTGAGGAGCCCACAAGTGAACTGAGCGTACAAATATGTAACGACACATTACGCATTAGTTTAATCGATCAAATGAAGAGCGCCGCTGGACGTGTACGTTTCCTAGAAGATATCGAACAAGGCAATGTGATAGCAGAAAATACAAAAACACATTTTGAATCGGCATCGAAAATTGAAAAGAATTTGAGTTACTTGTGGGCGGCCTTCTTGAAACGTTGGGATTTAATACAAAGTTTTCTCGATATTGGCGCCGAATTGAATTTCTGTGATCAGAATGGCATATCAGCGTTGCATTTGGGTGCATTTAGTGGTTGCCTATCAACGTTAAGCATTCTAGTCGGCAAGTGCATGAATGTTAACTTGCAACCAAAATGCTATACCCCATTACATTGTGCGGCTTTCGGAAATTCAGCTGAAGCAGCAAAATTTCTTATCAATAATGGTGCACTCATCACAATCGCCACCAATAAACCTAACTGCGAAGAGAGTCTATTACAGTGTGCAGTGCGCGCCAATGCATTAGAATGTGTGCAACTATTTATTACAGAGGGCGCTGATGTCAACTCATTAAAACCAAATGGCACTAATGCAATACATCTGGCCGCAGATTTGGGTAATGCACAATGTTTGGAAGCGCTGCTGAATGCACCTGGTGCTGATGCTAATGTGCGCATATGTATCAGAGAAAAGGAGTCAACAGCGTTGCATTTGGCAGCCGATGAGGGTAATGTGGAATGTGTCGATTTGTTGTTAGCCAAAGGTGCAGATGCAAAATTGAAGAATCATCGTGGTTTTACCGCTTTACATTTGGCAGCGCGCACTTCGAGTTTGGAGTGTGTTGAATCGCTGTTGCGCAATGGTAATGCAGATCCCAATGCTGAAGATTTCGATCATCGTACACCTTTGCATGCAGCGGTGGGCAAATCGGAGAATGCATTCGATATACTCGAAACTTTAATACAATGGGGCGCTAATGTTAATCATAAAGATATTTATGGATTTACAGCGCTACATTTGGCTGCGCTCGACGGTTTGGCGCAATGCGTTGAAATGTTAATATTTCATGGCGCCGATGTGACTACCAAATCGAAAAAGGGCACTTCAGCGCTCAATGTAATCACACGCAAGACACCAGCTTCGGTAGCGATGATACGACAAAAATTAGATGCCGCTATCACTTTGCATCACTCCCAAGATCCCGTGAATCGTGAGGTGGAGTTAGAATTGGATTTTCGTCAGCTTCTGCAGCATTGTCATCCGCGTGAAATTAGTTACTTGAATACGTTCGTGGATGAGGGACAAAAAGAAATACTCGAGCATCCTTTGTGCTcgtcttttctttatatcaaatgGGGAAAAATACGTAAATATTATATAGGGCGTTTGATCTTCTGTTTCACTTTTGTGCTCTTTCTTACACTCTATGTGCTAACGGCACTGGCGCATAATTGCTATAATGGCAGCAAAGATGATAATACAACAATACAGGCGCAAGAGTTATGCCAAAAACAATCCATACTTGGTGATATGTTACGTAATAATCCTTTCGTTATGGAAATGCAATGGTGGGTTTTGGTAGCAATCACAATTGTCGAAATATTTCGCAAATGTTATGGCATAACGGGCTATTCAACGTTTCGTCATTATGTAACGCAAGTAGAAAATATTATGGAATGGTTTGTGATTACGAGTGTGTTCGTCATCTCTTACATATACACGAAGCAGACATATACTTTTCAGAATCATATTGGCGCATTTGCAGTGCTCTTGGGTTGGACAAATTTAATGTTGATGATTGGTCAACTGCCAGTATTCGATGTTTATGTTGCCATGTATACGCGCGTACAGGGTGAATTTGCTAAACTTTTCATGGCCTACTCGTGCATGTTAATCGGTTTCACGATCAGTTTTTGTGTTATATTTCCATCGTCATCGTCGTTTGCTAATCCTTTCATGGGCTTTATTACGGTGTTGGTTATGATGATTGGCGAACAAGATCTATCATTATTGATAAATGATCCAGATGGTAAAGATCCACCATTTCTACTAGAAGTGAGCGCCCAAATTACATTCGTGTTGTTTTTACTGTTCGTCACTATCATTTTAATGAATCTATTGGTGGGTATAGCCGTACACGATATACAAGGCTTGAAAAAGACTGCTGGTCTCTCCAAATTGGTACGTCAAACTAAGCTGATATCTTACATTGAGTCAGCGCTCTTCAACGGTTATCTACCACCATGGTTACGCAATTTACTACATTACACCGCACTCGTCTCACCGCAGGCCTATCGCGTCGTGCTATGCGTTAAACCGTTAAATCCGAGCGAAAAACGTTTACCACGCGAAATTTTGATGAAAGCTTATGAGGTGGGTAAAATGCGTAAACATTTTGGTCATACAATTTCGGCGAAGGGCACAGCAGCCAcatatttacagtataaaaataaatacaacgaTAATCAAACGCAAAGTTATGCAACAGATGATTTAGAGGCATCGCAATTTACAACACTAACAACAAAAATCGATGACAATGCCGAACGCATTGAGTTTCTTACTCAGGAAATTCAGGAGTTAAAGCAGGCATTGATaacgcaacaacaacaagcgaGCAAAGTAATTGATAAACTATTGATTGTGATTTCAAATCAACAAAAgaataatttaagaaaatga
- the wtrw gene encoding transient receptor potential channel pyrexia isoform X2, translated as MLNENLPTNWLHAWIWLRKVFKSIPPNLMVRWRNNNTDAMIEAQYPTPGEFEYMECGPSPPAESAPSMYDSFEEPTSELSVQICNDTLRISLIDQMKSAAGRVRFLEDIEQGNVIAENTKTHFESASKIEKNLSYLWAAFLKRWDLIQSFLDIGAELNFCDQNGISALHLGAFSGCLSTLSILVGKCMNVNLQPKCYTPLHCAAFGNSAEAAKFLINNGALITIATNKPNCEESLLQCAVRANALECVQLFITEGADVNSLKPNGTNAIHLAADLGNAQCLEALLNAPGADANVRICIREKESTALHLAADEGNVECVDLLLAKGADAKLKNHRGFTALHLAARTSSLECVESLLRNGNADPNAEDFDHRTPLHAAVGKSENAFDILETLIQWGANVNHKDIYGFTALHLAALDGLAQCVEMLIFHGADVTTKSKKGTSALNVITRKTPASVAMIRQKLDAAITLHHSQDPVNREVELELDFRQLLQHCHPREISYLNTFVDEGQKEILEHPLCSSFLYIKWGKIRKYYIGRLIFCFTFVLFLTLYVLTALAHNCYNGSKDDNTTIQAQELCQKQSILGDMLRNNPFVMEMQWWVLVAITIVEIFRKCYGITGYSTFRHYVTQVENIMEWFVITSVFVISYIYTKQTYTFQNHIGAFAVLLGWTNLMLMIGQLPVFDVYVAMYTRVQGEFAKLFMAYSCMLIGFTISFCVIFPSSSSFANPFMGFITVLVMMIGEQDLSLLINDPDGKDPPFLLEVSAQITFVLFLLFVTIILMNLLVGIAVHDIQGLKKTAGLSKLVRQTKLISYIESALFNGYLPPWLRNLLHYTALVSPQAYRVVLCVKPLNPSEKRLPREILMKAYEVGKMRKHFGHTISAKGTAATYLQYKNKYNDNQTQSYATDDLEASQFTTLTTKIDDNAERIEFLTQEIQELKQALITQQQQASKVIDKLLIVISNQQKNNLRK; from the coding sequence GTTCAAATCGATACCGCCAAATTTAATGGTACGATGGCGCAACAATAATACTGACGCAATGATTGAGGCACAATATCCGACACCAGGTGAATTCGAGTATATGGAATGCGGACCCTCACCGCCAGCTGAAAGTGCGCCAAGCATGTATGACAGCTTTGAGGAGCCCACAAGTGAACTGAGCGTACAAATATGTAACGACACATTACGCATTAGTTTAATCGATCAAATGAAGAGCGCCGCTGGACGTGTACGTTTCCTAGAAGATATCGAACAAGGCAATGTGATAGCAGAAAATACAAAAACACATTTTGAATCGGCATCGAAAATTGAAAAGAATTTGAGTTACTTGTGGGCGGCCTTCTTGAAACGTTGGGATTTAATACAAAGTTTTCTCGATATTGGCGCCGAATTGAATTTCTGTGATCAGAATGGCATATCAGCGTTGCATTTGGGTGCATTTAGTGGTTGCCTATCAACGTTAAGCATTCTAGTCGGCAAGTGCATGAATGTTAACTTGCAACCAAAATGCTATACCCCATTACATTGTGCGGCTTTCGGAAATTCAGCTGAAGCAGCAAAATTTCTTATCAATAATGGTGCACTCATCACAATCGCCACCAATAAACCTAACTGCGAAGAGAGTCTATTACAGTGTGCAGTGCGCGCCAATGCATTAGAATGTGTGCAACTATTTATTACAGAGGGCGCTGATGTCAACTCATTAAAACCAAATGGCACTAATGCAATACATCTGGCCGCAGATTTGGGTAATGCACAATGTTTGGAAGCGCTGCTGAATGCACCTGGTGCTGATGCTAATGTGCGCATATGTATCAGAGAAAAGGAGTCAACAGCGTTGCATTTGGCAGCCGATGAGGGTAATGTGGAATGTGTCGATTTGTTGTTAGCCAAAGGTGCAGATGCAAAATTGAAGAATCATCGTGGTTTTACCGCTTTACATTTGGCAGCGCGCACTTCGAGTTTGGAGTGTGTTGAATCGCTGTTGCGCAATGGTAATGCAGATCCCAATGCTGAAGATTTCGATCATCGTACACCTTTGCATGCAGCGGTGGGCAAATCGGAGAATGCATTCGATATACTCGAAACTTTAATACAATGGGGCGCTAATGTTAATCATAAAGATATTTATGGATTTACAGCGCTACATTTGGCTGCGCTCGACGGTTTGGCGCAATGCGTTGAAATGTTAATATTTCATGGCGCCGATGTGACTACCAAATCGAAAAAGGGCACTTCAGCGCTCAATGTAATCACACGCAAGACACCAGCTTCGGTAGCGATGATACGACAAAAATTAGATGCCGCTATCACTTTGCATCACTCCCAAGATCCCGTGAATCGTGAGGTGGAGTTAGAATTGGATTTTCGTCAGCTTCTGCAGCATTGTCATCCGCGTGAAATTAGTTACTTGAATACGTTCGTGGATGAGGGACAAAAAGAAATACTCGAGCATCCTTTGTGCTcgtcttttctttatatcaaatgGGGAAAAATACGTAAATATTATATAGGGCGTTTGATCTTCTGTTTCACTTTTGTGCTCTTTCTTACACTCTATGTGCTAACGGCACTGGCGCATAATTGCTATAATGGCAGCAAAGATGATAATACAACAATACAGGCGCAAGAGTTATGCCAAAAACAATCCATACTTGGTGATATGTTACGTAATAATCCTTTCGTTATGGAAATGCAATGGTGGGTTTTGGTAGCAATCACAATTGTCGAAATATTTCGCAAATGTTATGGCATAACGGGCTATTCAACGTTTCGTCATTATGTAACGCAAGTAGAAAATATTATGGAATGGTTTGTGATTACGAGTGTGTTCGTCATCTCTTACATATACACGAAGCAGACATATACTTTTCAGAATCATATTGGCGCATTTGCAGTGCTCTTGGGTTGGACAAATTTAATGTTGATGATTGGTCAACTGCCAGTATTCGATGTTTATGTTGCCATGTATACGCGCGTACAGGGTGAATTTGCTAAACTTTTCATGGCCTACTCGTGCATGTTAATCGGTTTCACGATCAGTTTTTGTGTTATATTTCCATCGTCATCGTCGTTTGCTAATCCTTTCATGGGCTTTATTACGGTGTTGGTTATGATGATTGGCGAACAAGATCTATCATTATTGATAAATGATCCAGATGGTAAAGATCCACCATTTCTACTAGAAGTGAGCGCCCAAATTACATTCGTGTTGTTTTTACTGTTCGTCACTATCATTTTAATGAATCTATTGGTGGGTATAGCCGTACACGATATACAAGGCTTGAAAAAGACTGCTGGTCTCTCCAAATTGGTACGTCAAACTAAGCTGATATCTTACATTGAGTCAGCGCTCTTCAACGGTTATCTACCACCATGGTTACGCAATTTACTACATTACACCGCACTCGTCTCACCGCAGGCCTATCGCGTCGTGCTATGCGTTAAACCGTTAAATCCGAGCGAAAAACGTTTACCACGCGAAATTTTGATGAAAGCTTATGAGGTGGGTAAAATGCGTAAACATTTTGGTCATACAATTTCGGCGAAGGGCACAGCAGCCAcatatttacagtataaaaataaatacaacgaTAATCAAACGCAAAGTTATGCAACAGATGATTTAGAGGCATCGCAATTTACAACACTAACAACAAAAATCGATGACAATGCCGAACGCATTGAGTTTCTTACTCAGGAAATTCAGGAGTTAAAGCAGGCATTGATaacgcaacaacaacaagcgaGCAAAGTAATTGATAAACTATTGATTGTGATTTCAAATCAACAAAAgaataatttaagaaaatga
- the wtrw gene encoding transient receptor potential channel pyrexia isoform X1, translating into MENLGYKEGSTKPRRMARSISVVTKSELEQPLAGNNARFKSIPPNLMVRWRNNNTDAMIEAQYPTPGEFEYMECGPSPPAESAPSMYDSFEEPTSELSVQICNDTLRISLIDQMKSAAGRVRFLEDIEQGNVIAENTKTHFESASKIEKNLSYLWAAFLKRWDLIQSFLDIGAELNFCDQNGISALHLGAFSGCLSTLSILVGKCMNVNLQPKCYTPLHCAAFGNSAEAAKFLINNGALITIATNKPNCEESLLQCAVRANALECVQLFITEGADVNSLKPNGTNAIHLAADLGNAQCLEALLNAPGADANVRICIREKESTALHLAADEGNVECVDLLLAKGADAKLKNHRGFTALHLAARTSSLECVESLLRNGNADPNAEDFDHRTPLHAAVGKSENAFDILETLIQWGANVNHKDIYGFTALHLAALDGLAQCVEMLIFHGADVTTKSKKGTSALNVITRKTPASVAMIRQKLDAAITLHHSQDPVNREVELELDFRQLLQHCHPREISYLNTFVDEGQKEILEHPLCSSFLYIKWGKIRKYYIGRLIFCFTFVLFLTLYVLTALAHNCYNGSKDDNTTIQAQELCQKQSILGDMLRNNPFVMEMQWWVLVAITIVEIFRKCYGITGYSTFRHYVTQVENIMEWFVITSVFVISYIYTKQTYTFQNHIGAFAVLLGWTNLMLMIGQLPVFDVYVAMYTRVQGEFAKLFMAYSCMLIGFTISFCVIFPSSSSFANPFMGFITVLVMMIGEQDLSLLINDPDGKDPPFLLEVSAQITFVLFLLFVTIILMNLLVGIAVHDIQGLKKTAGLSKLVRQTKLISYIESALFNGYLPPWLRNLLHYTALVSPQAYRVVLCVKPLNPSEKRLPREILMKAYEVGKMRKHFGHTISAKGTAATYLQYKNKYNDNQTQSYATDDLEASQFTTLTTKIDDNAERIEFLTQEIQELKQALITQQQQASKVIDKLLIVISNQQKNNLRK; encoded by the coding sequence GTTCAAATCGATACCGCCAAATTTAATGGTACGATGGCGCAACAATAATACTGACGCAATGATTGAGGCACAATATCCGACACCAGGTGAATTCGAGTATATGGAATGCGGACCCTCACCGCCAGCTGAAAGTGCGCCAAGCATGTATGACAGCTTTGAGGAGCCCACAAGTGAACTGAGCGTACAAATATGTAACGACACATTACGCATTAGTTTAATCGATCAAATGAAGAGCGCCGCTGGACGTGTACGTTTCCTAGAAGATATCGAACAAGGCAATGTGATAGCAGAAAATACAAAAACACATTTTGAATCGGCATCGAAAATTGAAAAGAATTTGAGTTACTTGTGGGCGGCCTTCTTGAAACGTTGGGATTTAATACAAAGTTTTCTCGATATTGGCGCCGAATTGAATTTCTGTGATCAGAATGGCATATCAGCGTTGCATTTGGGTGCATTTAGTGGTTGCCTATCAACGTTAAGCATTCTAGTCGGCAAGTGCATGAATGTTAACTTGCAACCAAAATGCTATACCCCATTACATTGTGCGGCTTTCGGAAATTCAGCTGAAGCAGCAAAATTTCTTATCAATAATGGTGCACTCATCACAATCGCCACCAATAAACCTAACTGCGAAGAGAGTCTATTACAGTGTGCAGTGCGCGCCAATGCATTAGAATGTGTGCAACTATTTATTACAGAGGGCGCTGATGTCAACTCATTAAAACCAAATGGCACTAATGCAATACATCTGGCCGCAGATTTGGGTAATGCACAATGTTTGGAAGCGCTGCTGAATGCACCTGGTGCTGATGCTAATGTGCGCATATGTATCAGAGAAAAGGAGTCAACAGCGTTGCATTTGGCAGCCGATGAGGGTAATGTGGAATGTGTCGATTTGTTGTTAGCCAAAGGTGCAGATGCAAAATTGAAGAATCATCGTGGTTTTACCGCTTTACATTTGGCAGCGCGCACTTCGAGTTTGGAGTGTGTTGAATCGCTGTTGCGCAATGGTAATGCAGATCCCAATGCTGAAGATTTCGATCATCGTACACCTTTGCATGCAGCGGTGGGCAAATCGGAGAATGCATTCGATATACTCGAAACTTTAATACAATGGGGCGCTAATGTTAATCATAAAGATATTTATGGATTTACAGCGCTACATTTGGCTGCGCTCGACGGTTTGGCGCAATGCGTTGAAATGTTAATATTTCATGGCGCCGATGTGACTACCAAATCGAAAAAGGGCACTTCAGCGCTCAATGTAATCACACGCAAGACACCAGCTTCGGTAGCGATGATACGACAAAAATTAGATGCCGCTATCACTTTGCATCACTCCCAAGATCCCGTGAATCGTGAGGTGGAGTTAGAATTGGATTTTCGTCAGCTTCTGCAGCATTGTCATCCGCGTGAAATTAGTTACTTGAATACGTTCGTGGATGAGGGACAAAAAGAAATACTCGAGCATCCTTTGTGCTcgtcttttctttatatcaaatgGGGAAAAATACGTAAATATTATATAGGGCGTTTGATCTTCTGTTTCACTTTTGTGCTCTTTCTTACACTCTATGTGCTAACGGCACTGGCGCATAATTGCTATAATGGCAGCAAAGATGATAATACAACAATACAGGCGCAAGAGTTATGCCAAAAACAATCCATACTTGGTGATATGTTACGTAATAATCCTTTCGTTATGGAAATGCAATGGTGGGTTTTGGTAGCAATCACAATTGTCGAAATATTTCGCAAATGTTATGGCATAACGGGCTATTCAACGTTTCGTCATTATGTAACGCAAGTAGAAAATATTATGGAATGGTTTGTGATTACGAGTGTGTTCGTCATCTCTTACATATACACGAAGCAGACATATACTTTTCAGAATCATATTGGCGCATTTGCAGTGCTCTTGGGTTGGACAAATTTAATGTTGATGATTGGTCAACTGCCAGTATTCGATGTTTATGTTGCCATGTATACGCGCGTACAGGGTGAATTTGCTAAACTTTTCATGGCCTACTCGTGCATGTTAATCGGTTTCACGATCAGTTTTTGTGTTATATTTCCATCGTCATCGTCGTTTGCTAATCCTTTCATGGGCTTTATTACGGTGTTGGTTATGATGATTGGCGAACAAGATCTATCATTATTGATAAATGATCCAGATGGTAAAGATCCACCATTTCTACTAGAAGTGAGCGCCCAAATTACATTCGTGTTGTTTTTACTGTTCGTCACTATCATTTTAATGAATCTATTGGTGGGTATAGCCGTACACGATATACAAGGCTTGAAAAAGACTGCTGGTCTCTCCAAATTGGTACGTCAAACTAAGCTGATATCTTACATTGAGTCAGCGCTCTTCAACGGTTATCTACCACCATGGTTACGCAATTTACTACATTACACCGCACTCGTCTCACCGCAGGCCTATCGCGTCGTGCTATGCGTTAAACCGTTAAATCCGAGCGAAAAACGTTTACCACGCGAAATTTTGATGAAAGCTTATGAGGTGGGTAAAATGCGTAAACATTTTGGTCATACAATTTCGGCGAAGGGCACAGCAGCCAcatatttacagtataaaaataaatacaacgaTAATCAAACGCAAAGTTATGCAACAGATGATTTAGAGGCATCGCAATTTACAACACTAACAACAAAAATCGATGACAATGCCGAACGCATTGAGTTTCTTACTCAGGAAATTCAGGAGTTAAAGCAGGCATTGATaacgcaacaacaacaagcgaGCAAAGTAATTGATAAACTATTGATTGTGATTTCAAATCAACAAAAgaataatttaagaaaatga